A DNA window from Arachis duranensis cultivar V14167 chromosome 3, aradu.V14167.gnm2.J7QH, whole genome shotgun sequence contains the following coding sequences:
- the LOC107478939 gene encoding cyprosin isoform X1 has translation MGYNFKYVLVFISLMCVWCGRLRFSLASTDSSDGGLVRFNLRKRNLDRHSLSAARIKKASNAGDLGSDVNTDSTPNVVYLKNYLDSQYFGEISIGSPPQYFNVVFDTGSSNLWVPSSKCIFSIPCYFHSKYKSRISSTYTEIGTSCKIPYGHGSIYGFFSQDVVKVGDIIIKDQVFAEITKEGSLALLALHYDGILGLGFKDISIGEVTPVWYNMIDQGYIYQNVFSLWLNKDPVAEIGGEIVFGGINSRHFRGEHTYVPISQKGYWQIDVGDVLLANRSTGLCEGSCAAIVDSGISSIAGPTFINLQTVVTQINHAIGAQGYVSLECKSIIHNYGDKIWDALISGQLNPEILCANIGLCSHDKYQKDNVIETVVHDENLDGSTSKESPFCTFCDMIVFWIQVQLKQSNLKEKILKYVDELCEKLPSPEGQVFVDCNSIAAMPHISFTIGNRSFPLFPQQYVLRVEEGSSSVCYGGFVALDVPPPQGPLWVLGDIFLGKYHTVFDFGNQSIGFAEAA, from the exons ATGGGTTACAATTTCAAGTATGTGCTGGTTTTCATTTCTCTGATGTGTGTTTGGTGTGGAAGATTAAGATTCTCTTTGGCTTCTACAGATTCTAGTGATGGTGGTTTGGTTAGGTTTAATCTAAGAAAGCGGAATTTGGACCGTCATAGTCTTAGTGCTGCGAGAATCAAGAAGGCTTCTAATGCCGGAGATTTAGGGAGTGATGTTAACACAGATTCAACTCCTAATGTTGTGTATCTTAAGAATTATCTTGATTCACAGTATTTTGGGGAAATTAGTATAGGTTCACCTCCACAATACTTCAATGTTGTGTTTGACACTGGAAGCTCAAACCTATGGGTCCCTTCTTCCAAATGCATCTTTTCT ATTCCTTGCTATTTTCATTCAAAGTACAAGTCAAGGATATCTAGCACCTATACTGAAATTG GCACATCTTGCAAAATCCCTTATGGCCATGGATCCATTTATGGATTCTTCAGCCAAGATGTTGTAAAAGTTGGGGATATCATCATCAAAGACCAA GTATTCGCTGAAATTACAAAGGAAGGATCATTAGCCCTTTTAGCTTTGCATTATGATGGGATACTTGGACTTGGATTCAAAGATATTTCAATTGGAGAAGTCACACCAGTGTG GTACAATATGATAGACCAAGGGTACATATATCAAAATGTTTTCTCTCTTTGGCTAAATAAAGATCCAGTGGCAGAGATAGGGGGTGAGATTGTCTTTGGTGGTATTAACTCGAGACACTTTAGAGGTGAACACACTTATGTTCCAATATCTCAAAAGGGTTACTGGCAG ATTGATGTTGGAGATGTTCTACTTGCAAATAGATCAACAG GGTTATGTGAGGGTAGCTGTGCTGCAATTGTGGATTCAGGAATCTCTTCAATTGCTGGTCCAACT TTCATCAATCTGCAGACTGTTGTAACTCAAATTAACCATGCCATTGGAGCACAAGGATATGTGAGTCTAGAGTGTAAAAGCATTATCCACAACTATGGTGATAAGATATGGGATGCATTAATCTCCGGG CAGCTAAATCCTGAAATTTTATGTGCCAACATTGGACTCTGTTCGCATGACAAATATCAAAAGGA TAATGTTATCGAAACAGTGGTGCATGACGAAAATCTGGATGGTTCAACTTCAAAGGAGAGCCCATTTTGTACTTTTTGCGATATGATTGTCTTCTGGATACAAGTTCAGCTCAAGCAAAGTAATCTGAAGgagaaaatactaaaatatgtgGATGAG CTGTGTGAGAAGCTCCCAAGTCCAGAGGGACAAGTATTTGTAGATTGTAATAGTATTGCTGCTATGCCGCATATATCATTCACAATTGGAAACAGATCCTTTCCTCTTTTTCCACAACAG TATGTCCTTAGAGTTGAAGAAGGAAGTTCTAGCGTCTGCTATGGTGGCTTTGTTGCTCTAGATGTGCCGCCACCGCAAGGTCCCCTATG GGTTCTTGGAGATATTTTCTTAGGGAAATATCACACTGTGTTTGACTTTGGTAATCAAAGTATAGGGTTTGCAGAAGCTGCATAG
- the LOC107478939 gene encoding cyprosin isoform X4: MGYNFKYVLVFISLMCVWCGRLRFSLASTDSSDGGLVRFNLRKRNLDRHSLSAARIKKASNAGDLGSDVNTDSTPNVVYLKNYLDSQYFGEISIGSPPQYFNVVFDTGSSNLWVPSSKCIFSIPCYFHSKYKSRISSTYTEIGTSCKIPYGHGSIYGFFSQDVVKVGDIIIKDQVFAEITKEGSLALLALHYDGILGLGFKDISIGEVTPVWYNMIDQGYIYQNVFSLWLNKDPVAEIGGEIVFGGINSRHFRGEHTYVPISQKGYWQIDVGDVLLANRSTGLCEGSCAAIVDSGISSIAGPTTVVTQINHAIGAQGYVSLECKSIIHNYGDKIWDALISGLNPEILCANIGLCSHDKYQKDNVIETVVHDENLDGSTSKESPFCTFCDMIVFWIQVQLKQSNLKEKILKYVDELCEKLPSPEGQVFVDCNSIAAMPHISFTIGNRSFPLFPQQYVLRVEEGSSSVCYGGFVALDVPPPQGPLWVLGDIFLGKYHTVFDFGNQSIGFAEAA, from the exons ATGGGTTACAATTTCAAGTATGTGCTGGTTTTCATTTCTCTGATGTGTGTTTGGTGTGGAAGATTAAGATTCTCTTTGGCTTCTACAGATTCTAGTGATGGTGGTTTGGTTAGGTTTAATCTAAGAAAGCGGAATTTGGACCGTCATAGTCTTAGTGCTGCGAGAATCAAGAAGGCTTCTAATGCCGGAGATTTAGGGAGTGATGTTAACACAGATTCAACTCCTAATGTTGTGTATCTTAAGAATTATCTTGATTCACAGTATTTTGGGGAAATTAGTATAGGTTCACCTCCACAATACTTCAATGTTGTGTTTGACACTGGAAGCTCAAACCTATGGGTCCCTTCTTCCAAATGCATCTTTTCT ATTCCTTGCTATTTTCATTCAAAGTACAAGTCAAGGATATCTAGCACCTATACTGAAATTG GCACATCTTGCAAAATCCCTTATGGCCATGGATCCATTTATGGATTCTTCAGCCAAGATGTTGTAAAAGTTGGGGATATCATCATCAAAGACCAA GTATTCGCTGAAATTACAAAGGAAGGATCATTAGCCCTTTTAGCTTTGCATTATGATGGGATACTTGGACTTGGATTCAAAGATATTTCAATTGGAGAAGTCACACCAGTGTG GTACAATATGATAGACCAAGGGTACATATATCAAAATGTTTTCTCTCTTTGGCTAAATAAAGATCCAGTGGCAGAGATAGGGGGTGAGATTGTCTTTGGTGGTATTAACTCGAGACACTTTAGAGGTGAACACACTTATGTTCCAATATCTCAAAAGGGTTACTGGCAG ATTGATGTTGGAGATGTTCTACTTGCAAATAGATCAACAG GGTTATGTGAGGGTAGCTGTGCTGCAATTGTGGATTCAGGAATCTCTTCAATTGCTGGTCCAACT ACTGTTGTAACTCAAATTAACCATGCCATTGGAGCACAAGGATATGTGAGTCTAGAGTGTAAAAGCATTATCCACAACTATGGTGATAAGATATGGGATGCATTAATCTCCGGG CTAAATCCTGAAATTTTATGTGCCAACATTGGACTCTGTTCGCATGACAAATATCAAAAGGA TAATGTTATCGAAACAGTGGTGCATGACGAAAATCTGGATGGTTCAACTTCAAAGGAGAGCCCATTTTGTACTTTTTGCGATATGATTGTCTTCTGGATACAAGTTCAGCTCAAGCAAAGTAATCTGAAGgagaaaatactaaaatatgtgGATGAG CTGTGTGAGAAGCTCCCAAGTCCAGAGGGACAAGTATTTGTAGATTGTAATAGTATTGCTGCTATGCCGCATATATCATTCACAATTGGAAACAGATCCTTTCCTCTTTTTCCACAACAG TATGTCCTTAGAGTTGAAGAAGGAAGTTCTAGCGTCTGCTATGGTGGCTTTGTTGCTCTAGATGTGCCGCCACCGCAAGGTCCCCTATG GGTTCTTGGAGATATTTTCTTAGGGAAATATCACACTGTGTTTGACTTTGGTAATCAAAGTATAGGGTTTGCAGAAGCTGCATAG
- the LOC107478939 gene encoding cyprosin isoform X2 has protein sequence MGYNFKYVLVFISLMCVWCGRLRFSLASTDSSDGGLVRFNLRKRNLDRHSLSAARIKKASNAGDLGSDVNTDSTPNVVYLKNYLDSQYFGEISIGSPPQYFNVVFDTGSSNLWVPSSKCIFSIPCYFHSKYKSRISSTYTEIGTSCKIPYGHGSIYGFFSQDVVKVGDIIIKDQVFAEITKEGSLALLALHYDGILGLGFKDISIGEVTPVWYNMIDQGYIYQNVFSLWLNKDPVAEIGGEIVFGGINSRHFRGEHTYVPISQKGYWQIDVGDVLLANRSTGLCEGSCAAIVDSGISSIAGPTFINLQTVVTQINHAIGAQGYVSLECKSIIHNYGDKIWDALISGLNPEILCANIGLCSHDKYQKDNVIETVVHDENLDGSTSKESPFCTFCDMIVFWIQVQLKQSNLKEKILKYVDELCEKLPSPEGQVFVDCNSIAAMPHISFTIGNRSFPLFPQQYVLRVEEGSSSVCYGGFVALDVPPPQGPLWVLGDIFLGKYHTVFDFGNQSIGFAEAA, from the exons ATGGGTTACAATTTCAAGTATGTGCTGGTTTTCATTTCTCTGATGTGTGTTTGGTGTGGAAGATTAAGATTCTCTTTGGCTTCTACAGATTCTAGTGATGGTGGTTTGGTTAGGTTTAATCTAAGAAAGCGGAATTTGGACCGTCATAGTCTTAGTGCTGCGAGAATCAAGAAGGCTTCTAATGCCGGAGATTTAGGGAGTGATGTTAACACAGATTCAACTCCTAATGTTGTGTATCTTAAGAATTATCTTGATTCACAGTATTTTGGGGAAATTAGTATAGGTTCACCTCCACAATACTTCAATGTTGTGTTTGACACTGGAAGCTCAAACCTATGGGTCCCTTCTTCCAAATGCATCTTTTCT ATTCCTTGCTATTTTCATTCAAAGTACAAGTCAAGGATATCTAGCACCTATACTGAAATTG GCACATCTTGCAAAATCCCTTATGGCCATGGATCCATTTATGGATTCTTCAGCCAAGATGTTGTAAAAGTTGGGGATATCATCATCAAAGACCAA GTATTCGCTGAAATTACAAAGGAAGGATCATTAGCCCTTTTAGCTTTGCATTATGATGGGATACTTGGACTTGGATTCAAAGATATTTCAATTGGAGAAGTCACACCAGTGTG GTACAATATGATAGACCAAGGGTACATATATCAAAATGTTTTCTCTCTTTGGCTAAATAAAGATCCAGTGGCAGAGATAGGGGGTGAGATTGTCTTTGGTGGTATTAACTCGAGACACTTTAGAGGTGAACACACTTATGTTCCAATATCTCAAAAGGGTTACTGGCAG ATTGATGTTGGAGATGTTCTACTTGCAAATAGATCAACAG GGTTATGTGAGGGTAGCTGTGCTGCAATTGTGGATTCAGGAATCTCTTCAATTGCTGGTCCAACT TTCATCAATCTGCAGACTGTTGTAACTCAAATTAACCATGCCATTGGAGCACAAGGATATGTGAGTCTAGAGTGTAAAAGCATTATCCACAACTATGGTGATAAGATATGGGATGCATTAATCTCCGGG CTAAATCCTGAAATTTTATGTGCCAACATTGGACTCTGTTCGCATGACAAATATCAAAAGGA TAATGTTATCGAAACAGTGGTGCATGACGAAAATCTGGATGGTTCAACTTCAAAGGAGAGCCCATTTTGTACTTTTTGCGATATGATTGTCTTCTGGATACAAGTTCAGCTCAAGCAAAGTAATCTGAAGgagaaaatactaaaatatgtgGATGAG CTGTGTGAGAAGCTCCCAAGTCCAGAGGGACAAGTATTTGTAGATTGTAATAGTATTGCTGCTATGCCGCATATATCATTCACAATTGGAAACAGATCCTTTCCTCTTTTTCCACAACAG TATGTCCTTAGAGTTGAAGAAGGAAGTTCTAGCGTCTGCTATGGTGGCTTTGTTGCTCTAGATGTGCCGCCACCGCAAGGTCCCCTATG GGTTCTTGGAGATATTTTCTTAGGGAAATATCACACTGTGTTTGACTTTGGTAATCAAAGTATAGGGTTTGCAGAAGCTGCATAG
- the LOC107478939 gene encoding cyprosin isoform X3: MGYNFKYVLVFISLMCVWCGRLRFSLASTDSSDGGLVRFNLRKRNLDRHSLSAARIKKASNAGDLGSDVNTDSTPNVVYLKNYLDSQYFGEISIGSPPQYFNVVFDTGSSNLWVPSSKCIFSIPCYFHSKYKSRISSTYTEIGTSCKIPYGHGSIYGFFSQDVVKVGDIIIKDQVFAEITKEGSLALLALHYDGILGLGFKDISIGEVTPVWYNMIDQGYIYQNVFSLWLNKDPVAEIGGEIVFGGINSRHFRGEHTYVPISQKGYWQIDVGDVLLANRSTGLCEGSCAAIVDSGISSIAGPTTVVTQINHAIGAQGYVSLECKSIIHNYGDKIWDALISGQLNPEILCANIGLCSHDKYQKDNVIETVVHDENLDGSTSKESPFCTFCDMIVFWIQVQLKQSNLKEKILKYVDELCEKLPSPEGQVFVDCNSIAAMPHISFTIGNRSFPLFPQQYVLRVEEGSSSVCYGGFVALDVPPPQGPLWVLGDIFLGKYHTVFDFGNQSIGFAEAA; this comes from the exons ATGGGTTACAATTTCAAGTATGTGCTGGTTTTCATTTCTCTGATGTGTGTTTGGTGTGGAAGATTAAGATTCTCTTTGGCTTCTACAGATTCTAGTGATGGTGGTTTGGTTAGGTTTAATCTAAGAAAGCGGAATTTGGACCGTCATAGTCTTAGTGCTGCGAGAATCAAGAAGGCTTCTAATGCCGGAGATTTAGGGAGTGATGTTAACACAGATTCAACTCCTAATGTTGTGTATCTTAAGAATTATCTTGATTCACAGTATTTTGGGGAAATTAGTATAGGTTCACCTCCACAATACTTCAATGTTGTGTTTGACACTGGAAGCTCAAACCTATGGGTCCCTTCTTCCAAATGCATCTTTTCT ATTCCTTGCTATTTTCATTCAAAGTACAAGTCAAGGATATCTAGCACCTATACTGAAATTG GCACATCTTGCAAAATCCCTTATGGCCATGGATCCATTTATGGATTCTTCAGCCAAGATGTTGTAAAAGTTGGGGATATCATCATCAAAGACCAA GTATTCGCTGAAATTACAAAGGAAGGATCATTAGCCCTTTTAGCTTTGCATTATGATGGGATACTTGGACTTGGATTCAAAGATATTTCAATTGGAGAAGTCACACCAGTGTG GTACAATATGATAGACCAAGGGTACATATATCAAAATGTTTTCTCTCTTTGGCTAAATAAAGATCCAGTGGCAGAGATAGGGGGTGAGATTGTCTTTGGTGGTATTAACTCGAGACACTTTAGAGGTGAACACACTTATGTTCCAATATCTCAAAAGGGTTACTGGCAG ATTGATGTTGGAGATGTTCTACTTGCAAATAGATCAACAG GGTTATGTGAGGGTAGCTGTGCTGCAATTGTGGATTCAGGAATCTCTTCAATTGCTGGTCCAACT ACTGTTGTAACTCAAATTAACCATGCCATTGGAGCACAAGGATATGTGAGTCTAGAGTGTAAAAGCATTATCCACAACTATGGTGATAAGATATGGGATGCATTAATCTCCGGG CAGCTAAATCCTGAAATTTTATGTGCCAACATTGGACTCTGTTCGCATGACAAATATCAAAAGGA TAATGTTATCGAAACAGTGGTGCATGACGAAAATCTGGATGGTTCAACTTCAAAGGAGAGCCCATTTTGTACTTTTTGCGATATGATTGTCTTCTGGATACAAGTTCAGCTCAAGCAAAGTAATCTGAAGgagaaaatactaaaatatgtgGATGAG CTGTGTGAGAAGCTCCCAAGTCCAGAGGGACAAGTATTTGTAGATTGTAATAGTATTGCTGCTATGCCGCATATATCATTCACAATTGGAAACAGATCCTTTCCTCTTTTTCCACAACAG TATGTCCTTAGAGTTGAAGAAGGAAGTTCTAGCGTCTGCTATGGTGGCTTTGTTGCTCTAGATGTGCCGCCACCGCAAGGTCCCCTATG GGTTCTTGGAGATATTTTCTTAGGGAAATATCACACTGTGTTTGACTTTGGTAATCAAAGTATAGGGTTTGCAGAAGCTGCATAG